One Candidatus Thermodiscus eudorianus DNA segment encodes these proteins:
- a CDS encoding SocA family protein — MPSSDGAVGVRETVAYILSRSGCLHPFRLSRLLALAESRYIKLYGARLTDAVYVMGPGVFYIEGLKEVFESDECFVKHEGDPSRGVRGCIEYKCQAPRLPENARQVIDAVIEEYGPLDDMELNRLVIEDEALKGVMKG; from the coding sequence TTGCCCAGCTCAGACGGGGCGGTTGGAGTCAGGGAGACGGTTGCATACATACTCTCTAGGTCGGGATGCCTGCACCCGTTTAGGCTGTCTAGACTCCTCGCGCTGGCCGAGTCCCGCTATATTAAGCTCTACGGGGCGAGGCTAACTGACGCGGTCTACGTGATGGGCCCCGGGGTCTTCTATATTGAGGGGTTGAAGGAGGTGTTCGAATCCGACGAGTGCTTCGTCAAACACGAGGGAGACCCTAGTAGGGGCGTCAGAGGATGTATAGAGTATAAGTGCCAGGCGCCTCGGCTCCCCGAGAATGCTAGGCAGGTTATAGACGCGGTCATCGAGGAGTATGGGCCGCTTGATGATATGGAGTTGAACAGGCTGGTCATCGAGGATGAGGCGCTGAAGGGCGTCATGAAGGGATGA
- the metG gene encoding methionine--tRNA ligase translates to MGYFYITTPIYYPNAAPHLGHAYTTVYADVLARYHRLKGDETFFLTGTDEHGLKLQRTAERRGVHPKEFVDEMAELYKRYWRMLDISYDRFIRTTDPDHERLVRWALEKLWRDGLIYKASYAGWYCVDCEKFYSEGEYEVVEGRPHCPIHKKPLEWLEEETYYFKLSLFEEYLVGVLSKSDIVYPRQYAQEVLGKIEKEGLRDVSIARPKERVWWGIPLPWDEDYTTYVWFDALLNYVTGAGYLEDRDRFNRLWPNVHHVIGKDILWFHTAIWFSTLKALEIDPPKKVLVHAFLVNRGLKMGKSAGNVVAIEDLLERYNGSDGVRYIISRLFNLHKDIDVSTSLFDSIYNSDLADNYGNLVRRAGTLAIRKLGGRVEESRVDGKISEAIESTLEKYEAAMEGYEVSQAVEAVMELLRRANAYMNESKPWEKAEPRRELYTVLEAIRASTILLHPVTPRATLKVAEGFGFKIDYGSVGEGIEVYTVSEAPILFKKVKP, encoded by the coding sequence GTGGGCTACTTCTACATAACCACGCCGATATACTATCCCAACGCGGCGCCGCACCTAGGCCACGCATACACCACGGTGTACGCCGACGTACTAGCCAGGTATCATAGGCTGAAGGGGGATGAGACCTTCTTCCTAACGGGCACCGACGAGCACGGGCTGAAGCTCCAGAGGACTGCTGAGAGGCGGGGTGTACACCCGAAGGAGTTCGTGGATGAGATGGCAGAGTTGTACAAGCGTTACTGGAGGATGCTTGATATAAGCTATGACAGGTTCATCAGGACCACTGACCCCGACCATGAGAGGCTGGTCCGGTGGGCCCTGGAGAAGCTCTGGAGGGACGGCCTCATCTACAAGGCCAGCTATGCTGGATGGTACTGTGTGGATTGCGAGAAGTTCTACAGCGAGGGAGAGTATGAGGTAGTCGAGGGGAGGCCCCACTGCCCGATACACAAGAAGCCCCTGGAGTGGCTTGAGGAGGAGACCTACTACTTCAAGCTGAGCCTCTTCGAGGAGTACCTGGTAGGCGTCCTCTCCAAGAGCGACATAGTTTACCCGAGGCAGTACGCCCAGGAGGTGCTCGGGAAGATCGAGAAGGAGGGCCTCAGGGACGTGAGCATAGCCAGGCCTAAGGAGAGGGTGTGGTGGGGCATACCACTCCCCTGGGACGAGGACTACACGACGTACGTGTGGTTCGACGCGCTCCTAAACTACGTGACGGGGGCCGGCTACCTCGAAGACAGGGACCGGTTCAACAGGCTCTGGCCGAACGTGCACCACGTTATAGGCAAGGACATACTATGGTTCCACACCGCCATATGGTTCTCGACCCTGAAAGCCCTAGAAATAGACCCCCCGAAGAAGGTGCTCGTCCACGCCTTCCTAGTCAACCGCGGGCTCAAGATGGGCAAGAGCGCCGGCAACGTGGTCGCCATAGAAGACCTGCTGGAGAGGTACAATGGCAGCGACGGGGTGCGCTACATAATATCCAGGCTCTTCAACCTCCACAAGGACATCGACGTCTCTACAAGCCTCTTCGACTCAATATACAACTCCGACCTGGCAGACAACTACGGCAACCTCGTGAGGCGGGCCGGTACACTAGCCATTAGAAAGCTAGGCGGGAGGGTGGAGGAGTCCAGGGTTGACGGGAAGATCAGCGAGGCCATAGAATCGACCCTGGAGAAGTACGAGGCGGCCATGGAGGGCTACGAGGTCTCCCAGGCGGTAGAGGCGGTGATGGAGCTACTCAGGAGGGCCAACGCCTACATGAACGAGTCCAAGCCGTGGGAGAAGGCCGAGCCAAGGAGGGAGCTCTACACTGTGTTAGAGGCCATACGGGCCTCCACGATACTACTGCACCCGGTGACCCCCAGGGCCACGCTAAAGGTGGCGGAGGGCTTCGGGTTCAAGATAGACTATGGGAGCGTGGGGGAGGGGATAGAGGTTTACACCGTGTCAGAGGCCCCCATACTGTTCAAGAAGGTTAAACCCTAG
- a CDS encoding MarC family protein — translation MVDIGLVIAYYGSIVAIMNPFTALNNYITLTQAMRRREAERVIRQAMIVVVFLGLLFILAGKLILEFYHLSLASLKFGGGLLLLYIAIDMLSGQPKTRSIDNGEVAVVPLATPMTIGPGTMTLLINLGTTGHLPEVIASFLLSTLTVAATMKSSYYLRRVLGRNGIKAMARFMSLIIASVAAQMLWSAVKEWSEDLGVTGSGMSVY, via the coding sequence ATGGTGGATATAGGCCTGGTAATAGCATACTATGGCTCGATAGTAGCCATAATGAACCCATTCACAGCCCTCAACAACTACATAACGCTTACACAGGCCATGAGGAGGAGGGAGGCCGAGCGCGTCATAAGGCAGGCCATGATAGTCGTCGTATTCCTCGGCCTCCTATTCATACTGGCGGGGAAGCTGATCCTGGAATTCTACCATCTAAGCCTGGCGAGCCTGAAGTTCGGGGGAGGCCTACTCCTCCTCTACATCGCGATCGACATGCTATCGGGGCAGCCCAAGACGAGGAGCATAGACAACGGTGAGGTGGCGGTGGTGCCCCTGGCAACCCCCATGACCATAGGCCCGGGCACCATGACCCTGCTCATAAACCTAGGCACGACCGGCCACCTGCCGGAGGTCATAGCCAGCTTCCTCCTCTCAACCCTGACGGTCGCGGCGACAATGAAGAGCTCCTACTACCTGCGGAGGGTCCTGGGCAGGAACGGGATAAAGGCGATGGCAAGGTTCATGTCCCTCATAATAGCCAGTGTCGCGGCCCAGATGCTCTGGTCTGCGGTGAAGGAGTGGAGCGAGGATCTCGGGGTAACGGGGAGCGGTATGTCGGTATACTAG
- a CDS encoding ATP-dependent Clp protease proteolytic subunit, whose protein sequence is MAASGATPADYINSTIWMLFWLLFLFSLVSPLLSMRRLQAARLAVIRNMERKYGWRVITMIHREERISFLGVPIRRFIDIDDSEAVLRAIRTTPPDRTIALVLHTPGGLVLAASQIARALKRHKGKKIVIVPHYAMSGGTLIALAADEILMDPNAVLGPLDPQLAAGPSGPVAPAPSIVKVAELKGKEASDNTLIMADVARKAIDEMQEVIVELLEDRMGSEKARELAELLTSGKWTHDYPITYEKAKELGLPVKDEVPIEVYQLMELYPQAPHNRPGVEYIPQPLPAPVTPRHGNHGMGGR, encoded by the coding sequence ATGGCCGCAAGTGGAGCTACGCCAGCAGACTACATAAACAGTACAATCTGGATGCTCTTCTGGCTCCTCTTCCTGTTCTCCCTGGTCAGCCCGCTCCTAAGCATGAGGAGGCTACAAGCGGCCAGGCTGGCAGTCATAAGGAACATGGAGAGGAAGTACGGCTGGCGAGTCATAACAATGATACACAGGGAGGAGAGGATCTCGTTCCTGGGCGTCCCGATAAGGAGGTTCATAGACATAGACGACTCCGAGGCGGTACTCAGGGCTATAAGGACGACGCCGCCCGACAGGACCATCGCTCTAGTACTCCACACGCCCGGCGGGCTGGTGCTGGCGGCCAGCCAGATAGCCAGGGCCCTGAAGAGGCACAAGGGCAAGAAGATAGTTATCGTGCCCCACTACGCCATGAGCGGAGGGACCCTCATAGCCCTAGCCGCCGACGAGATACTCATGGATCCAAACGCCGTCCTAGGCCCCCTAGACCCGCAGCTGGCAGCGGGTCCCTCCGGGCCGGTGGCCCCGGCGCCGAGTATAGTCAAGGTGGCGGAGCTCAAGGGGAAGGAGGCCAGTGATAACACGCTGATAATGGCCGATGTGGCCAGGAAGGCTATAGACGAGATGCAGGAGGTCATTGTAGAGCTCCTCGAAGACAGGATGGGCAGCGAGAAGGCTAGGGAGCTCGCAGAGCTACTCACGAGCGGCAAGTGGACCCACGACTATCCGATAACCTATGAGAAGGCCAAGGAACTCGGCCTCCCGGTGAAGGACGAGGTGCCCATAGAGGTGTACCAGCTCATGGAGCTATACCCCCAGGCGCCCCACAACAGGCCCGGGGTAGAATACATACCGCAGCCCCTGCCCGCGCCCGTAACGCCACGCCACGGAAACCATGGGATGGGAGGCCGCTAA
- the aspS gene encoding aspartate--tRNA(Asn) ligase translates to MYKEAFIEDLYARRDELLGREVTVCGWVHRIRDLGKLKFILVRDRTGLLQVVVKKGETPEEVVEAARGLKLEAVVCARGVLVESKSKLGIELKARELKILSSPVEPLPLEPDTSTEAGLATRLNYRWLDARNPRVSMIFQYEALVARAFREYYTSQSFVEIFTPKIVAAGTESGAEVFPVVYFGREAFLAQSPQFYKQMAVIGGLERVFEIGPVFRAEPHHTTRHLTEYHSMDIELGFIEGPEDVMDFVEGFFKHLVDTVKRDPKARAILEEFNADIAMPREIPRITMREAYRILEEEYGKKLPYGEDLDPEGERLLGRYFKEKHDSDFVFVTEYPWASRPFYTMRKPDEPEWTYGFDLLMKGLEVVTGSQREHRYDELLKNLSDKGLDPASFQFYLDFFKHGAPPHGGAGMGLERIVMQSLELENIREARLLPRDPERITP, encoded by the coding sequence TTGTACAAAGAGGCGTTCATCGAAGACCTCTACGCGAGGAGGGACGAGCTGCTCGGCCGGGAGGTCACCGTGTGCGGGTGGGTGCACAGGATACGCGACCTAGGCAAGCTGAAGTTCATACTAGTCCGGGACAGGACCGGTCTGCTCCAGGTCGTGGTGAAGAAGGGCGAGACCCCCGAGGAGGTAGTCGAAGCTGCTAGGGGCCTCAAGCTGGAGGCGGTAGTATGTGCCCGTGGTGTGCTGGTCGAGTCCAAGTCAAAGCTGGGGATAGAGCTGAAGGCGCGGGAGCTGAAGATACTGTCAAGCCCCGTAGAGCCCCTCCCCCTAGAGCCCGATACAAGTACAGAGGCGGGCCTCGCCACCAGGCTGAACTACAGGTGGCTCGACGCGAGGAACCCGAGGGTATCCATGATATTCCAGTACGAGGCCCTCGTGGCCAGGGCCTTCAGGGAGTACTACACTAGCCAGTCATTCGTCGAGATATTCACGCCCAAGATAGTGGCGGCGGGGACCGAGAGCGGGGCCGAGGTATTCCCCGTCGTGTACTTCGGGCGCGAGGCCTTCCTAGCCCAGAGCCCGCAGTTCTACAAGCAGATGGCTGTGATAGGCGGGCTTGAGAGGGTCTTCGAGATCGGGCCCGTGTTCAGGGCGGAGCCCCACCATACCACGAGGCACCTCACAGAGTACCACAGCATGGATATAGAGCTCGGCTTCATAGAGGGGCCCGAGGACGTGATGGACTTCGTCGAGGGCTTCTTCAAGCACCTGGTGGACACGGTGAAGAGGGACCCCAAGGCCAGGGCCATACTCGAAGAGTTCAACGCCGACATAGCCATGCCGAGGGAGATACCGAGGATCACAATGAGGGAAGCCTACAGGATACTAGAGGAGGAGTACGGGAAAAAGCTGCCCTACGGGGAGGACCTAGACCCGGAGGGAGAGAGGCTCCTAGGCAGATACTTCAAGGAGAAGCACGACTCAGACTTCGTATTCGTCACAGAATACCCCTGGGCCTCAAGGCCATTCTACACCATGAGGAAGCCCGACGAGCCCGAATGGACCTACGGCTTCGACCTCCTAATGAAGGGCCTGGAGGTAGTGACCGGGAGCCAGAGGGAGCACAGGTACGACGAGCTCCTAAAGAACCTCTCAGACAAGGGCCTGGACCCGGCAAGCTTCCAGTTCTACCTAGACTTCTTCAAGCACGGAGCCCCACCCCACGGCGGCGCTGGCATGGGGCTGGAGCGCATAGTGATGCAGAGCCTGGAGCTTGAGAACATACGGGAGGCCAGGCTCCTGCCCAGGGACCCCGAGAGGATAACGCCCTAG
- a CDS encoding DUF47 family protein, whose protein sequence is MSGTWTWISRRREQEILGMELNHLTNILRVAENTLMMIETVKSGDVSRVAEAYGSVKEAERAADKVKDDIIADLSKSLFHPIDREELLRLVLVADDIADHLNAATRRLLLYVKVEGSSPPPEIVDSMYKIAVIAKTQVEKIIAAVKELKKDPAKAVELAREVERLEEEADEIRSSTEEHVIAWCNKAGKPGSCVTLYKALQSLETSTDKCEDTADVLRSIAILS, encoded by the coding sequence GTGTCTGGTACATGGACTTGGATCAGCAGGAGGAGGGAGCAGGAGATCCTCGGCATGGAGCTCAACCACCTGACAAACATACTGCGCGTCGCCGAGAACACCCTGATGATGATTGAGACCGTCAAGTCCGGCGACGTGTCGAGGGTTGCAGAGGCCTATGGGAGTGTGAAAGAGGCTGAGAGGGCGGCCGATAAGGTGAAGGACGATATAATAGCCGACTTGTCCAAGAGCCTCTTCCACCCCATAGACAGGGAGGAGCTGCTGCGCCTCGTACTGGTCGCCGACGACATAGCCGACCACCTGAACGCCGCCACCAGAAGGCTACTACTCTACGTCAAGGTTGAGGGCAGCTCCCCGCCCCCGGAGATCGTGGATTCCATGTACAAGATAGCTGTCATAGCCAAGACACAGGTCGAGAAGATCATAGCGGCCGTGAAGGAGCTCAAGAAGGATCCAGCCAAGGCAGTCGAGCTGGCCAGGGAAGTCGAGAGGCTGGAGGAGGAGGCCGACGAGATAAGGAGCAGCACCGAGGAGCACGTCATAGCCTGGTGCAATAAAGCCGGGAAGCCTGGGAGCTGCGTCACACTCTATAAGGCGCTCCAGAGCCTTGAGACGAGCACCGACAAGTGCGAGGACACGGCGGACGTCCTGAGGAGTATAGCCATACTCTCCTAG
- a CDS encoding ATP-binding protein yields MEGRLGGQVELVVASGKGGVGKSTLTAVLAVELYRHGYNLVAVDADAEAPNLHIVLGVESWDEESPYTEGRIAYIKEELCTQCGVCAEVCPYDAVEVVEGRHVINKWLCEGCLTCALACPEKAIRFIFKVKAGVIRVARETPYGFPLVSGEIVPGRPNSGKLVTEAKNRAKSILGGDGLVLVDAAAGIGCQVISSLTGAKIAVLVAEPTPASFSDLKRIHKLTRHFMIAPGLVINKYDINPDYVDIIREYARENNIPILGEIPYDDAVPKSIVEGKPLHEAYPDSPAAKAMTRISQTIAVDVLGSWRDWWRKYKPARPEPYIPGIK; encoded by the coding sequence GTGGAGGGTAGGCTCGGGGGCCAAGTAGAGCTCGTCGTCGCCAGCGGCAAGGGAGGTGTGGGCAAATCCACTCTTACAGCGGTGCTCGCGGTCGAGCTGTACAGGCACGGCTATAATCTGGTCGCGGTCGACGCCGACGCCGAGGCGCCCAACCTGCACATAGTCCTCGGAGTCGAGTCCTGGGACGAGGAGAGTCCCTATACCGAGGGGAGGATCGCCTACATAAAGGAGGAGCTATGCACCCAGTGCGGGGTGTGTGCAGAGGTCTGCCCCTACGACGCGGTGGAGGTCGTCGAGGGGAGGCATGTAATTAACAAGTGGCTGTGCGAGGGGTGCCTCACCTGCGCGCTTGCCTGCCCCGAGAAGGCGATCAGGTTCATTTTCAAGGTCAAGGCCGGGGTCATAAGGGTCGCCAGGGAGACGCCCTACGGCTTCCCCCTGGTATCGGGGGAGATCGTCCCTGGGAGGCCTAACTCTGGGAAGCTCGTGACCGAGGCCAAGAACAGGGCCAAGTCCATCCTCGGCGGCGACGGGCTCGTGCTTGTGGATGCCGCCGCTGGCATAGGGTGCCAGGTTATATCCAGCCTGACCGGGGCCAAGATAGCTGTGCTGGTGGCTGAGCCTACCCCTGCGAGCTTCAGTGATTTGAAGAGGATACACAAGCTGACGAGGCACTTCATGATAGCGCCTGGCTTAGTCATAAACAAGTACGATATAAACCCCGACTACGTTGACATCATAAGAGAGTACGCCAGGGAGAACAATATACCCATACTAGGCGAGATCCCCTACGACGACGCGGTGCCAAAGTCCATAGTAGAAGGCAAGCCACTGCACGAAGCATACCCGGACTCGCCGGCGGCGAAGGCAATGACCAGGATATCGCAAACCATAGCAGTCGATGTACTGGGATCCTGGAGGGACTGGTGGAGGAAGTATAAACCAGCAAGGCCAGAACCCTACATACCCGGCATAAAATAG
- a CDS encoding NifB/NifX family molybdenum-iron cluster-binding protein, translating to MAVRIGIPTEDDKGLDSRVAERFGRAPKFTVVDVDEATGEVLNVEVHDNPGYTAGSGAGVKAAQKLGDLGVRVYAGPTPGPNAYAALSYLGIKVVSVTGVSAREALKIALEELKG from the coding sequence ATGGCCGTTAGGATAGGGATCCCCACAGAGGACGACAAGGGCCTCGACTCAAGGGTAGCCGAGAGGTTCGGGAGGGCGCCGAAGTTCACGGTAGTCGATGTAGACGAGGCCACAGGAGAAGTGCTCAACGTAGAAGTACACGACAACCCAGGATACACGGCGGGGAGCGGGGCCGGCGTGAAAGCCGCCCAGAAGCTGGGCGACCTCGGGGTGCGCGTCTACGCGGGCCCGACTCCGGGGCCAAACGCCTACGCCGCGCTCTCATACCTCGGGATCAAGGTCGTCAGCGTAACGGGGGTTAGCGCGAGGGAAGCCCTGAAGATCGCCCTGGAGGAGTTGAAGGGCTAG
- a CDS encoding ABC transporter ATP-binding protein, with translation MKAVVVERVIKVYESRGESVTALREVSFDVERGEVVAIMGPSGSGKTTLLNLIGGIDKPTAGRVVVDGVEVHRLGEGELRAYRLSKVGYVFQQYNLIPTLTALENVLLPMQLARRSDKARALELLKRVDLEGKESRLPEELSGGEQQRLAIAVALANDPPLLIADEPTGELDLATGQRVVELILSQARDHGKTVIMTTHDPRVARQADRVILLEDGRVKGVYEPQRLATEYSSEAEVHVERMIVDYLKSLLDRARRELGELEARVARGEIGLGEALVEYQRLSALIAALEAELARLGAGVEA, from the coding sequence ATGAAGGCGGTTGTTGTTGAGCGCGTGATAAAGGTCTACGAGTCCCGTGGCGAGAGCGTGACTGCCCTCAGGGAGGTTAGCTTCGACGTCGAGCGCGGGGAGGTCGTTGCGATAATGGGGCCTAGTGGCTCGGGAAAGACGACTCTGCTGAACCTGATCGGGGGTATCGATAAGCCCACGGCTGGCAGAGTGGTCGTCGACGGGGTGGAGGTTCATAGGCTTGGTGAGGGCGAGCTGAGGGCCTATAGGCTCTCCAAGGTGGGGTACGTGTTCCAGCAGTACAATTTGATCCCAACCCTAACCGCCCTGGAGAACGTGCTACTACCGATGCAGCTGGCTAGGAGGAGTGATAAAGCTAGGGCGCTGGAGTTGTTGAAGAGGGTTGACCTGGAGGGCAAGGAGTCTAGGCTCCCCGAGGAGTTGAGCGGTGGGGAGCAGCAGAGGCTTGCTATAGCGGTGGCTCTCGCCAATGACCCTCCACTGCTCATAGCTGATGAGCCGACGGGCGAGCTAGACCTGGCTACCGGGCAGAGGGTCGTGGAGCTTATACTCTCACAGGCCAGGGATCACGGTAAGACTGTTATAATGACTACCCACGATCCCAGGGTTGCGAGGCAGGCTGACAGGGTCATCCTTCTTGAGGATGGCAGGGTTAAGGGCGTCTACGAGCCCCAGAGGCTCGCCACCGAGTACTCTAGCGAGGCCGAGGTCCACGTGGAGAGGATGATCGTGGACTACCTCAAGTCCCTGCTCGACAGGGCCCGGAGGGAGCTGGGCGAGCTGGAGGCCCGGGTCGCCAGGGGCGAGATAGGGCTCGGCGAGGCCCTCGTCGAGTACCAGAGGCTATCGGCCCTCATAGCCGCGTTGGAGGCTGAGTTGGCTAGGCTGGGGGCTGGGGTCGAGGCCTAG
- a CDS encoding ATP-binding protein yields the protein MYVVSITGGKGGTGKSFVATNLAYYLASRLGGLRIVLADLDVEAPNDHILLGVNRLENMEDIDIFFPKIIYEKCTACGACVKVCDTGAVIMAPGKPPFVFPRLCSGCKACYYACPYDAIRRDGRRTLAHSYETRVSIDNASFTLVTGVLKEGEEHTPPAIIAAKKRALGLKPDVLLVDTGAGTGSGVSTAIHGSDLVIAVTEPTPLGVHDLKSILEVVEGMGYEVLVVVNRHGIGPSEAILEVVQNYSNVKGLYMIPYSRRAAEAYARGVPVIHYYPDDPASQALARLGGDVLARLRDAGVVDGGG from the coding sequence ATGTACGTGGTATCGATTACTGGCGGGAAGGGTGGGACCGGCAAGAGCTTCGTCGCCACGAACCTTGCCTACTACCTGGCCAGCAGGCTGGGAGGCCTTAGGATCGTGTTGGCAGACCTCGACGTGGAGGCCCCGAACGACCACATACTCCTGGGAGTCAACAGGCTGGAGAACATGGAGGACATAGACATATTCTTCCCCAAGATAATATATGAGAAGTGCACGGCCTGCGGCGCCTGCGTGAAGGTATGCGACACCGGCGCAGTGATAATGGCTCCCGGCAAACCCCCATTCGTCTTCCCCCGACTATGCAGCGGCTGCAAGGCCTGCTACTATGCATGCCCCTACGACGCCATAAGGAGGGACGGGAGGAGAACCCTCGCCCACTCCTACGAGACACGCGTCTCGATAGACAACGCGTCCTTCACCCTGGTAACCGGGGTGTTGAAGGAGGGAGAGGAGCACACGCCTCCAGCGATAATCGCCGCGAAGAAGAGGGCCCTAGGGCTCAAGCCAGACGTCCTGCTAGTGGACACTGGGGCCGGGACCGGGAGCGGGGTCTCCACGGCCATACATGGGAGCGACCTCGTCATAGCCGTGACCGAGCCTACGCCCTTGGGAGTTCACGACCTCAAGTCTATACTGGAGGTGGTGGAGGGTATGGGGTATGAGGTGTTGGTCGTAGTCAACAGGCACGGCATCGGCCCCTCAGAAGCGATACTAGAAGTAGTCCAAAACTACAGTAACGTGAAGGGGCTCTACATGATCCCCTATTCCAGGAGGGCTGCGGAGGCCTACGCTAGGGGCGTGCCGGTTATACACTACTACCCGGACGACCCGGCCTCCCAGGCGCTGGCCAGGCTAGGGGGAGATGTACTGGCTAGGTTGAGGGATGCAGGGGTGGTGGATGGTGGAGGGTAG
- a CDS encoding tryptophan--tRNA ligase, giving the protein MAEERLDPWGTIEIKDYDRLRRVFGIRPFSEVIPVMREMGLPLSLHMRRNIVFGHRDFDKVILEGIRKGEKIAILTGFMPSGRFHFGHKLTVDQLIYFQRELKAKVFVALADAEAYAVRRLPRREVIRLGIEEYVANMIALGLDPDKTDFYFQTSRGTPYYRLIQLFSGKVTMAEMEAIYGDLSPAKIVSALTQAADILHPQLDEYGGYKRVVVPVGADQDPHLRLARDLADRLRGLVSLERPASTYHKLIRGLDGGKMSSSRPDYTIFLTDDPGEAVRKLRNALTGGRATAEEQRRLGGVPEACTVYDLYLYHLIPDDGELLKVYRDCRSGSMLCGECKRMGAEKLREFLERHQARLEEARDAARSVVEAPSF; this is encoded by the coding sequence ATGGCTGAGGAGAGGCTGGACCCCTGGGGCACCATAGAGATAAAGGACTACGATAGGCTGCGCAGGGTCTTCGGCATCAGGCCCTTCTCAGAGGTAATCCCAGTAATGAGGGAGATGGGCCTCCCCCTGAGCCTCCACATGAGGAGGAATATCGTATTCGGCCACAGGGACTTCGACAAGGTCATACTAGAGGGTATAAGGAAGGGGGAGAAGATAGCGATACTCACTGGCTTCATGCCGAGCGGGAGGTTCCACTTCGGCCACAAGCTCACGGTAGACCAGCTCATATACTTCCAGAGGGAGCTGAAGGCCAAGGTATTCGTGGCCCTGGCGGACGCCGAGGCCTACGCCGTCAGGAGGCTGCCGCGCAGGGAGGTCATAAGGCTGGGGATAGAGGAGTACGTGGCCAACATGATAGCCCTCGGCCTAGACCCCGACAAGACCGACTTCTACTTCCAGACCAGCAGGGGAACCCCCTACTACAGGCTCATACAACTCTTCTCGGGGAAGGTGACAATGGCCGAGATGGAGGCCATCTACGGCGACCTCAGCCCCGCCAAGATAGTCTCGGCCCTGACACAGGCCGCCGACATACTACACCCACAGCTCGACGAGTACGGCGGGTACAAGCGCGTAGTCGTGCCAGTCGGGGCAGACCAGGACCCCCACCTCAGGCTCGCAAGGGACCTAGCCGACAGGCTCCGGGGCCTGGTGAGCCTGGAGAGGCCAGCCTCGACGTACCACAAGCTCATCAGGGGCCTGGATGGGGGTAAGATGAGTAGTAGCAGGCCCGACTACACCATATTCCTAACCGACGACCCGGGAGAGGCGGTTAGGAAGCTGAGGAACGCGCTAACCGGGGGTAGGGCTACGGCCGAGGAGCAGAGGAGGCTGGGCGGGGTCCCCGAGGCCTGCACGGTATATGATTTATACCTGTATCATTTAATACCGGATGACGGGGAGCTGCTGAAGGTCTACAGGGACTGTAGGAGCGGGTCCATGCTCTGCGGCGAGTGCAAGAGGATGGGGGCCGAGAAGCTCCGCGAGTTCCTTGAGAGGCACCAGGCCAGGCTGGAGGAGGCTAGGGATGCGGCTAGGAGCGTCGTCGAAGCCCCAAGCTTCTAG